A genomic window from Triticum urartu cultivar G1812 chromosome 7, Tu2.1, whole genome shotgun sequence includes:
- the LOC125521924 gene encoding uncharacterized protein LOC125521924: protein MSSNCCRWTRPDPSWLVPPPTPPERGKKIECWSESSNSGTKHKSDCAYAATSYVYNSTISGLLSVLLARDLWSCIHCRMAIVEHQGTTKITMMIFQTSRALWGDQRLAVHATGHVNQANYHSKTGSMMLGAKVLFLSFLPSNPQHSGSWM, encoded by the exons ATGAGCAGCAACTGCTGCAGGTGGACGAGGCCCGATCCCTCATGGCTCGTCCCTCCTCCTACTCCCCCTGAACGTG GAAAAAAAATCGAGTGCTGGAGTGAATCATCTAATTCAGGGACGAAACACAAATCAGATTGTGCTTATGCCGCTACCTCCTACGTCTACAACAGTACAATTTCAG GTTTGCTCTCGGTTCTGTTGGCAAGGGATCTTTGGTCATGCATCCATTGTAGAATGGCAATAGTTGAGCATCAAGGGACAACCAAAATTACTATGATGATATTTCAG ACATCCCGGGCCCTGTGGGGAGATCAGAGGCTGGCAGTGCATGCAACAGGGCATGTTAATCAGGCAAATTATCATTCAAAGACTGGGTCTATGATGCTTGGGGCGAAGGTCCTATTTCTCTCATTCCTCCCTTCCAACCCTCAACATTCTGGATCATGGATGTAA